Proteins encoded in a region of the Vibrio sp. CB1-14 genome:
- a CDS encoding hemerythrin domain-containing protein produces MMIERIRREHGYMVRLLAILNRKVHLLEQEQSINYGVIKEIVDYLANHSEKIHHPKEDILYHYFIEKYGSQEHIDNLESDHQALSEKTHSFLDIVEMILHDAVVPQELFIGRLSEFIQDQKKHLDLEEHSVLPLIEKRFTTSDWQQVESLWTVVEDDPVFGETIADRYKQLAQRVRQNELESV; encoded by the coding sequence ATGATGATCGAAAGGATTAGGCGTGAGCACGGCTATATGGTGCGATTGCTGGCGATATTGAATCGAAAAGTGCATTTGCTCGAGCAAGAGCAATCTATCAATTACGGGGTGATCAAAGAGATTGTTGATTACCTTGCCAATCACTCAGAGAAAATCCACCACCCCAAAGAAGACATTCTTTACCACTACTTTATTGAGAAATATGGCTCACAAGAGCATATCGATAATTTAGAATCGGATCACCAAGCGCTGTCAGAGAAAACACATTCTTTCTTAGACATTGTGGAAATGATTTTGCACGATGCGGTGGTACCGCAAGAGCTGTTCATTGGGCGATTATCTGAGTTTATCCAAGATCAGAAAAAGCACCTCGATTTGGAAGAGCATTCCGTGTTGCCATTGATTGAAAAGCGTTTTACGACTTCAGATTGGCAACAGGTTGAGAGTCTGTGGACTGTAGTAGAGGATGATCCGGTGTTTGGAGAGACGATTGCCGACCGCTATAAACAACTTGCCCAGCGGGTTAGACAAAACGAGTTGGAGAGTGTTTAG
- a CDS encoding tetratricopeptide repeat protein: MSKRVLTLFALSLSVLTGSAFASQELGMRTAAQVSKAYELEQEEKLNEAITLLEGLKPNASFDKAYVARMLGIYYWQAEQPKKAITQLQIAIDTKAFKDEQGWQTERMLAELMLSEDMPEKALVHFNNLTKAANSYEKLSKQQITGVWLNKARAHYLLQEWKSLLAAIKQYHQLDSTPKLQPLSLQLSAEMQLNHLKSAILTTQKLLALQPDNVMWWQQLSSLYMQTKQYKLALATLVSAQRAGIQVPDNLKLSKAQLYSQQGIPEKAAESYADLQVKETDIDTIIKQARHWQMAREWTNAQTAWLAAARLNGKYYEEVSRLELQRGDFKQALASLRKVKSMPEQERLLLEVRAYVGMKDYAKATKVAEQAHRIKPTTQSADWLQYLQQMSRAH, translated from the coding sequence ATGAGTAAACGTGTATTAACGCTCTTTGCCCTATCTCTTAGCGTGTTAACCGGAAGTGCATTCGCAAGCCAGGAGCTTGGAATGCGCACCGCAGCTCAGGTATCCAAAGCCTACGAGCTAGAGCAGGAAGAGAAACTTAACGAAGCCATCACGCTACTAGAAGGGTTAAAGCCTAACGCGAGCTTTGACAAGGCGTATGTAGCTCGCATGCTCGGTATCTACTATTGGCAAGCCGAGCAACCAAAGAAAGCCATCACGCAATTGCAGATCGCCATCGATACAAAAGCGTTTAAAGATGAACAGGGTTGGCAAACAGAGCGTATGCTTGCCGAGCTTATGCTCTCCGAAGATATGCCAGAGAAAGCGCTGGTTCACTTTAACAACTTGACCAAGGCAGCAAACTCGTACGAAAAGCTGTCGAAGCAGCAGATCACCGGAGTTTGGTTAAACAAGGCTCGCGCTCACTACCTACTTCAAGAGTGGAAGTCGTTACTTGCAGCGATTAAACAATACCATCAGCTCGATAGCACGCCAAAACTGCAACCATTGAGCTTACAGCTAAGTGCTGAGATGCAGCTAAACCATCTAAAAAGTGCGATTCTCACCACGCAAAAGTTACTCGCTCTGCAGCCAGACAACGTCATGTGGTGGCAGCAGCTTAGTTCACTGTATATGCAAACCAAACAGTACAAGTTGGCGCTCGCGACATTAGTCTCCGCCCAGCGAGCAGGTATTCAAGTCCCTGACAATTTGAAGTTGAGTAAAGCGCAGCTCTACTCTCAACAAGGTATTCCCGAAAAAGCGGCAGAGTCGTACGCTGACTTGCAAGTGAAAGAGACCGATATCGACACCATCATCAAGCAAGCTAGACATTGGCAGATGGCTCGCGAGTGGACAAATGCACAAACGGCGTGGCTCGCAGCAGCAAGGCTAAATGGGAAATACTATGAAGAAGTTTCGCGACTTGAATTGCAACGAGGGGATTTCAAACAAGCATTGGCTTCACTTCGCAAAGTGAAAAGCATGCCAGAGCAAGAGCGATTGCTACTGGAGGTACGTGCTTATGTTGGAATGAAAGACTACGCAAAAGCGACGAAGGTGGCCGAACAAGCACACCGAATTAAGCCAACCACGCAAAGCGCTGATTGGCTGCAATATCTACAACAGATGAGTCGAGCACATTAA